A genomic region of Sideroxydans sp. CL21 contains the following coding sequences:
- a CDS encoding glycosyltransferase family 4 protein — protein MSHYSPVVAALVTMLLTIIILISKFGKEIQDIPNERSLHETPVPRIGGVAMMAGLLTGWMLMLTSLKWWIVLPLIGLFIVSLLDDMHNLPVRKRLMAHLAAAAILVVGAGLLTQQGMLIALIVLLLTVWMTNLYNFMDGSDGLAGGMALIGFSIYGVAALISHDDTQAMLNFTIGAAALGFLYNNFHPAKIFLGDAGSIPLGFLAASMGLWGWQQGYWAAWFPIMVFSPFIVDASVTLVKRTLRGVKVTEAHREHYYQRLVQMGWSHSKVALAEYGLMLGTGVTAVSVIQQAFPWTVILAWGGIYAVLMLVIDAAWRKFKRAQHA, from the coding sequence ATGAGTCATTACTCTCCCGTCGTCGCAGCTTTGGTCACCATGTTGCTGACCATCATTATCCTGATCAGCAAATTCGGTAAAGAGATACAAGATATTCCCAACGAACGCTCTTTGCATGAAACTCCGGTTCCGCGCATTGGCGGAGTTGCGATGATGGCCGGCTTATTGACCGGCTGGATGTTGATGTTGACGTCGCTGAAATGGTGGATAGTGCTGCCGCTGATCGGGCTATTCATCGTCTCCCTGCTGGACGACATGCACAATCTGCCGGTCAGGAAGCGTTTAATGGCACATCTGGCGGCGGCGGCGATCCTGGTTGTCGGTGCTGGCTTGCTCACCCAACAAGGGATGCTGATTGCCCTGATTGTGCTGCTGCTCACAGTGTGGATGACGAACCTCTACAATTTCATGGACGGTTCCGACGGACTGGCGGGGGGCATGGCACTGATCGGCTTCAGCATATACGGCGTTGCCGCGTTGATCTCGCACGACGACACGCAGGCGATGCTGAACTTCACCATCGGCGCGGCAGCATTGGGTTTTCTCTATAACAATTTCCATCCCGCCAAAATTTTCCTGGGTGATGCCGGTTCCATTCCCTTGGGCTTTCTTGCTGCAAGCATGGGGCTCTGGGGGTGGCAGCAAGGCTACTGGGCGGCATGGTTTCCGATCATGGTATTTTCTCCGTTCATTGTGGATGCAAGCGTCACACTGGTAAAGCGTACCCTGCGTGGTGTGAAGGTCACCGAAGCGCATCGCGAACACTATTACCAACGCCTCGTTCAAATGGGCTGGAGCCATAGCAAAGTGGCACTGGCCGAATATGGACTGATGCTGGGAACCGGTGTAACGGCTGTATCGGTTATACAGCAAGCTTTTCCGTGGACGGTAATTCTGGCTTGGGGCGGGATATATGCCGTGTTGATGTTGGTGATTGATGCCGCATGGAGAAAATTCAAGCGGGCGCAACATGCTTAA
- a CDS encoding DUF268 domain-containing protein, with protein sequence MNELIRKSYWLLSAQFGFDPRRLFRSCRGIPRYVAGWFHFRKEYKGRLDFLPCLYDWFEEGGSTKDEYFWQDLHVARLIHLANPTRHVDIGSRIDGFVAHVASFRDIEVFDIRPVTSMIPGVSFRQADLMHPSESLIEYCDSLSCLHALEHFGLGRYGDPIDPHGYASGLGNMARILQSGGLFYLSVPIGQERVEFNAHRIFDPNSLVRLAAESGLLLREFAWIGQSRAVILSSDMQLDMAELSKLRYSLGIFTFVKQ encoded by the coding sequence ATGAATGAGCTTATTCGTAAATCTTACTGGTTACTCAGTGCGCAGTTTGGCTTCGACCCAAGACGATTGTTTCGCTCGTGCAGGGGAATTCCTCGATATGTCGCAGGCTGGTTTCATTTTCGAAAAGAATACAAAGGCAGGCTCGACTTTCTCCCTTGTTTGTATGACTGGTTTGAAGAGGGTGGTTCCACCAAGGACGAATACTTTTGGCAGGATTTGCATGTGGCACGGCTAATTCATCTTGCCAATCCGACAAGGCATGTGGATATTGGTTCGCGCATTGATGGCTTTGTTGCACATGTGGCCAGTTTCAGGGATATCGAAGTGTTCGATATTCGCCCTGTCACTTCAATGATTCCAGGAGTTAGTTTCAGGCAGGCAGATTTGATGCATCCGTCCGAATCGCTCATTGAATATTGCGACTCACTTTCATGTTTACACGCGCTGGAGCATTTTGGCCTTGGCCGCTACGGTGATCCGATTGATCCACATGGATATGCGTCGGGACTGGGTAACATGGCAAGGATACTGCAGTCTGGCGGCTTGTTTTATCTTTCCGTTCCCATCGGACAGGAACGCGTGGAGTTTAATGCGCATCGGATATTTGATCCGAACTCACTGGTTCGTCTCGCTGCAGAAAGCGGATTGTTGCTCAGAGAATTCGCATGGATAGGGCAGAGCCGGGCGGTTATCTTGTCTTCCGACATGCAGCTGGATATGGCCGAGTTGAGCAAGCTTCGCTATTCATTAGGTATATTTACGTTCGTCAAGCAATAA
- a CDS encoding SDR family oxidoreductase gives MKEIGFKHDKCNLLITGASGFVGRPLSAELLARGYMVRAAVRNAGTSAENSAVSVVGEIDGETRWAEALSGIDAVIHLAARVHVMHDNSDDPLAEFRRTNTTGTEHLARSAAANGVRRLVYVSSIKVNGEETSDGRIYSENDIPAPQDPYGISKWEAEQVLQRVAQETGLEIVIVRPPLVYGAGVKGNFAQMMRVVASGLPLPLASVRNKRDLVYVGNLVDALVVCATHPTAAGNTYLVSDGEDISTPDLLHRLGEAMGHAARVFSCPLPLLKLAGRLTGKSSQIERLLGSLQVDSGKIRRELNWIPPYSLQQGLQATAEWYRNTHL, from the coding sequence ATGAAAGAAATCGGTTTCAAACACGATAAATGCAATTTGCTCATTACCGGCGCCAGTGGCTTTGTTGGTCGTCCCCTTAGTGCCGAGCTGCTCGCACGAGGATACATGGTCCGGGCGGCAGTGCGTAATGCTGGAACATCGGCAGAAAATTCCGCTGTGTCCGTGGTAGGCGAAATTGATGGCGAAACGAGATGGGCGGAGGCGCTCAGCGGCATTGACGCAGTGATTCACCTGGCTGCGCGAGTGCATGTCATGCACGACAATTCGGACGATCCGTTAGCGGAATTTCGCCGTACCAATACCACAGGGACGGAACATCTGGCCCGTAGCGCGGCAGCAAACGGGGTTAGGCGGCTGGTGTATGTCAGTTCGATCAAGGTGAACGGCGAGGAAACGTCCGATGGACGTATTTACTCGGAGAATGATATTCCTGCGCCGCAGGATCCATATGGCATTTCCAAGTGGGAAGCGGAACAAGTTCTGCAACGCGTGGCGCAAGAAACTGGCCTGGAGATTGTGATCGTACGGCCACCGCTGGTTTACGGCGCAGGGGTAAAGGGTAATTTTGCACAAATGATGCGGGTAGTTGCAAGCGGGCTGCCGCTACCGCTGGCCTCGGTCAGAAACAAGCGCGATCTTGTTTATGTAGGCAACCTGGTGGATGCGCTGGTCGTATGCGCGACGCATCCAACCGCTGCCGGGAACACCTATCTGGTAAGCGATGGCGAAGATATCTCAACACCAGATTTGCTGCACCGATTGGGAGAGGCTATGGGGCACGCGGCACGAGTGTTTTCTTGTCCGCTCCCGCTGCTGAAACTGGCAGGTCGCTTGACCGGAAAATCCAGTCAGATCGAGCGTTTGCTGGGTTCGCTGCAGGTCGATAGTGGTAAAATCCGCCGCGAACTTAACTGGATTCCGCCCTACAGCTTGCAGCAGGGGCTGCAAGCTACCGCGGAGTGGTATCGAAATACCCATCTATGA
- a CDS encoding glycosyltransferase: protein MFDSDQETAQPPLVTVAMPVYNAGKYLRLAVLSIVKQTFTDWELLIIDDGSTDNALQSIVDIKDARIQILRDGINKGLAVRLNECIELARGKYFARMDADDVSYPTRFEFQIDAFKKDPQLDLVAVCAITIDENNKATSIFPSAITHEEISSYPWRGFHFPHPTWMGKVEWFRKYRYANPAPYFCEDQELLLRSYRNSRFSTVDEILFAYRVRRKINWQKLAKTRWAVLKVQFRHFARINQWYFVSLAITAYLLKIGSDVFKRLCSGNNECKRVSVDDAVVSKWNRIRDGIALDLKVP from the coding sequence GTGTTTGATTCGGACCAGGAAACCGCCCAACCGCCCTTGGTAACAGTCGCCATGCCCGTATACAACGCAGGCAAGTACTTGCGATTGGCTGTGCTCTCGATAGTCAAGCAAACCTTTACAGACTGGGAGTTGTTGATCATTGATGATGGTTCAACGGACAATGCCCTGCAGAGCATTGTGGACATCAAGGATGCGCGAATTCAGATTTTGAGAGATGGCATAAATAAAGGATTGGCCGTCAGACTGAATGAGTGCATCGAATTGGCACGAGGCAAATACTTTGCTCGGATGGATGCGGATGATGTGTCATATCCAACGCGATTTGAGTTCCAAATCGATGCCTTTAAAAAGGACCCGCAACTGGATTTGGTGGCCGTATGTGCAATCACGATTGATGAAAACAATAAGGCGACGAGCATTTTTCCTAGTGCTATCACGCATGAAGAAATTTCTTCCTACCCGTGGCGAGGATTCCACTTTCCCCATCCAACCTGGATGGGGAAAGTGGAATGGTTTCGCAAATATCGCTATGCGAATCCTGCTCCTTATTTTTGCGAGGATCAGGAGCTGCTGTTGCGTAGCTATCGCAACAGCAGATTTTCAACCGTTGATGAAATACTCTTTGCTTATAGGGTTCGAAGGAAAATCAACTGGCAAAAATTGGCAAAAACACGCTGGGCAGTTTTAAAAGTTCAATTCCGTCACTTTGCAAGAATAAACCAATGGTATTTTGTGTCGCTGGCAATAACGGCCTATTTGTTGAAGATAGGTAGTGATGTATTTAAAAGGCTGTGTTCAGGGAATAATGAATGTAAGCGTGTGAGCGTAGATGATGCCGTTGTATCCAAGTGGAATAGGATTCGGGACGGTATAGCACTGGACCTGAAAGTACCATGA
- a CDS encoding methyltransferase domain-containing protein, whose amino-acid sequence MFFPEKITAIRPKDKVLEIGPGSTPHPRSDVFLELSFDGAQDKIAQRGGELKDADFGSKPVHYYNGARFPFEDGQFDYVICSHVIEHVPDPKSFLSEVFRVAGGRGYLEYPLITYEYLYNFDVHLHFVKFDFEQSLLRYLPKRDTVFPEFAAVSSLFYQTLSCGWDDLCAANKSLFFEGFEFTQPFTVQKTSELEKLLPSSSLIVPKRTVRKFIGQILNKLGL is encoded by the coding sequence ATGTTCTTTCCAGAAAAAATAACGGCGATTCGTCCAAAAGACAAGGTGTTGGAGATTGGGCCTGGCTCAACCCCACATCCTAGAAGCGATGTTTTTCTCGAACTAAGTTTTGATGGCGCTCAGGACAAGATTGCTCAGCGTGGCGGGGAGCTCAAGGACGCAGACTTCGGCAGCAAGCCGGTTCACTATTACAACGGTGCAAGGTTTCCATTCGAGGATGGTCAGTTTGATTATGTAATCTGTTCGCATGTAATAGAACATGTTCCTGATCCCAAGTCGTTCCTAAGCGAAGTATTCAGGGTAGCAGGAGGAAGAGGTTATTTAGAATACCCGCTCATTACTTATGAATATTTGTATAACTTCGATGTTCATCTCCATTTCGTAAAATTTGATTTCGAACAGAGCCTACTGAGATATCTACCAAAGCGTGATACCGTTTTTCCTGAGTTTGCAGCAGTAAGCTCATTGTTCTATCAAACACTTAGTTGCGGTTGGGATGATTTATGTGCAGCAAATAAAAGCCTGTTTTTTGAAGGTTTTGAATTCACACAACCCTTTACTGTTCAAAAAACCAGCGAGCTGGAAAAACTGCTGCCATCCAGTTCTTTGATTGTTCCGAAAAGGACGGTGCGCAAATTTATCGGTCAAATCTTAAATAAACTTGGATTGTAA
- a CDS encoding alpha-1,2-fucosyltransferase, whose product MIVVITHIIGGLGNQMFQYAAGRALSLRKNTELRLDISGFASYGLHQGFELQRVFTCPAVIASDSDINRVLGWQSKPIIRRLMTRQRFAKFRRDAFAVEPHFYYWPKMDDLKTDCYLSGYWQSEKYFADVAAQIRIDFAFRKLMNLRNADFAEKIQQGNAISLHVRRGDYANNPKTTAAHGLCSLEYYKSAIQYVINKVDQPCFYIFSDDPTWVRENIEIDFPSHYVDHNKGEESYNDMRLMSMCKHHIIANSSFSWWGAWLNPSPDKIVIAPQKWFAKETNTRDLIPQDWIRL is encoded by the coding sequence GTGATCGTGGTGATAACTCATATTATCGGCGGCTTGGGCAATCAGATGTTTCAATATGCAGCCGGTCGCGCTCTGTCATTAAGAAAAAATACGGAACTCCGGTTGGATATTTCCGGCTTTGCATCGTACGGTTTACATCAAGGATTTGAGTTGCAACGCGTATTTACGTGTCCAGCAGTGATTGCCAGTGATTCGGACATCAACCGGGTATTGGGCTGGCAGTCCAAACCCATTATTCGTCGGCTAATGACACGTCAACGATTTGCCAAATTTCGTCGAGATGCGTTTGCCGTAGAACCGCATTTTTATTATTGGCCCAAAATGGACGATCTGAAAACAGATTGCTATTTGTCAGGCTATTGGCAATCCGAAAAATATTTTGCTGATGTAGCCGCACAAATTCGTATCGACTTTGCATTCAGGAAATTGATGAATTTACGAAATGCTGATTTTGCAGAGAAAATCCAACAGGGAAATGCGATCAGCCTCCATGTTCGGCGCGGTGACTATGCGAACAATCCAAAAACGACCGCTGCCCATGGCTTATGTTCGCTGGAGTACTACAAGTCGGCAATTCAATATGTGATCAATAAAGTTGATCAGCCGTGCTTTTATATATTTTCAGACGATCCGACATGGGTAAGAGAAAACATAGAAATAGATTTCCCTTCCCATTATGTGGATCATAACAAGGGCGAGGAAAGTTACAATGACATGCGGCTGATGAGTATGTGCAAACATCACATCATTGCCAATAGCTCTTTCAGTTGGTGGGGTGCGTGGCTGAATCCAAGTCCTGACAAAATCGTTATTGCGCCACAAAAGTGGTTTGCCAAAGAAACAAATACGCGGGATTTGATCCCGCAAGACTGGATTAGACTGTGA
- a CDS encoding glycosyltransferase family 4 protein produces MKKLCYVATIPAVVHAFLRAHIQEAAKKYEVTVICNSTDKYLLDGLNARLVLLPIDRRPSPWNDLRVLFQLYSLFRRERFDIVHSHMPKTGLLGMLAAWLARVPIRINTFHGEVWATRSGWRRKTLKLFDQLIGLLATDIFAVSPSQRDFLVNEGVLPPGKAKVIGAGSICGVDPLRFHPDAEKRQTVRQGLGIARDSKVVLFVGRLNRDKGMLDLAAAFDTIAKQYPDVELLLVGAEEDVPFSRIQEICHAESERLRYISFSSKPEHYMTAADILCLPSYREGFGMTIIEAAACGVPAVASRIYGITDAVADGETGLLFPAGDVNALTRALSKLITENELRQQMGNEARKRALNLFSSEKITRELVALYDRLSGTR; encoded by the coding sequence ATGAAAAAACTCTGCTACGTTGCAACCATTCCGGCCGTCGTTCATGCTTTTTTACGCGCCCATATTCAGGAGGCTGCAAAAAAATATGAAGTAACAGTCATATGCAATTCCACGGATAAGTACTTGCTTGACGGTCTTAATGCGCGTCTCGTTCTGCTCCCAATTGACCGTCGGCCCTCACCTTGGAATGACTTGCGAGTCTTGTTTCAACTATACAGTCTGTTTCGCCGTGAGCGATTCGATATTGTGCATTCCCACATGCCCAAGACAGGACTGCTCGGAATGTTGGCTGCATGGTTGGCAAGGGTACCAATACGCATCAACACATTTCATGGCGAGGTATGGGCAACACGAAGCGGCTGGCGACGGAAGACACTCAAATTATTCGACCAATTGATTGGATTGCTTGCGACAGATATTTTTGCGGTGAGTCCGTCGCAGCGAGACTTTTTGGTTAACGAGGGAGTCCTGCCACCGGGAAAAGCAAAGGTGATTGGCGCAGGATCAATCTGCGGTGTAGATCCCCTGCGTTTCCATCCGGATGCTGAGAAAAGACAAACAGTACGCCAAGGCTTGGGAATTGCGCGGGATTCGAAGGTGGTTCTATTTGTCGGACGGCTCAATCGCGACAAGGGGATGCTGGACTTGGCTGCCGCATTCGATACTATTGCCAAACAGTACCCGGATGTGGAACTCCTGCTGGTGGGTGCTGAAGAAGATGTGCCCTTCAGCCGCATTCAGGAAATCTGCCACGCAGAAAGCGAACGCCTGCGCTACATAAGCTTTTCTTCCAAACCTGAACATTACATGACTGCGGCAGATATTCTTTGCTTGCCAAGTTACCGTGAAGGATTTGGCATGACCATCATTGAGGCAGCAGCCTGTGGCGTGCCCGCCGTGGCTTCGCGTATATATGGGATTACGGATGCCGTGGCAGATGGCGAAACCGGCTTGTTGTTCCCTGCGGGAGATGTGAATGCGCTGACACGGGCCTTGTCAAAATTGATTACGGAGAACGAGTTGCGACAACAGATGGGCAATGAAGCTCGCAAGCGTGCGTTGAATTTATTCTCCAGCGAAAAGATAACCCGCGAGTTGGTGGCCTTGTACGATAGATTGTCCGGGACGCGGTGA
- a CDS encoding oligosaccharide flippase family protein, protein MTLRKNILSNYVGMGVVALAPILALPWYLAALGPKQFGLIGFITMLQAILGLLDAGMSQALVREFSVRLNLADGGRRSTALLLFGFERIYWIFAFCTGGVTLLLADTIARHWLNLGGLPDVSGRVAIYGASAIFAAQFPGSIYRSLLVGAQAQVVLNGVMLVGALLRHVGGVIVVLVWPTLSAYLIWQASIALLETLLRSRLAWNTLNVKKNQLKWEIKELRPVWRQVAGMSAAVWLGALTVQMDKIVLSRMATIEQFGYYTVAATVAVGMLQLVYPLVQAVLPRAVQLREEPAALRKLGIKLAVLIGLLTGVIALIFIAAGQWLLGIWLRNPDVASTVYPLLAVLLVGTGMNAFYNVGYINWIVHKKFYRMFQVNALALVLSVVLIPPLVIWQGTIGAAFGWLMINFIGLMLSLEWLKRKQNE, encoded by the coding sequence ATGACGCTAAGAAAAAACATCCTATCCAACTACGTAGGAATGGGCGTGGTGGCGCTGGCACCGATTCTTGCGTTGCCTTGGTATCTGGCGGCACTTGGGCCGAAGCAGTTTGGATTAATCGGTTTCATAACTATGCTCCAGGCAATACTCGGCCTGCTGGACGCAGGCATGAGCCAAGCGCTAGTGCGCGAATTTTCGGTACGACTGAATTTGGCGGACGGGGGGCGGCGCAGCACAGCATTGCTGCTGTTCGGATTCGAACGCATATATTGGATATTTGCCTTTTGCACCGGAGGTGTCACGCTGCTGCTGGCAGATACGATTGCCAGGCATTGGCTGAACTTGGGGGGATTGCCAGATGTATCGGGGCGGGTGGCTATTTACGGCGCATCGGCTATCTTTGCAGCCCAGTTTCCCGGATCAATTTATCGTAGTCTGCTTGTGGGTGCGCAAGCGCAGGTGGTTCTTAACGGTGTTATGTTGGTCGGTGCGCTGTTACGCCATGTTGGTGGAGTAATAGTCGTTCTTGTCTGGCCAACGTTGTCTGCTTATCTGATTTGGCAGGCTTCGATAGCACTGCTGGAAACTTTACTGCGGAGCAGGTTGGCATGGAACACACTGAACGTAAAAAAAAATCAGCTTAAATGGGAAATAAAAGAATTACGCCCGGTCTGGCGGCAGGTCGCCGGTATGTCTGCAGCTGTTTGGCTGGGCGCCTTAACCGTTCAGATGGATAAAATAGTACTCAGCCGGATGGCCACCATTGAACAGTTCGGTTATTACACGGTTGCAGCCACGGTCGCGGTTGGCATGCTGCAACTGGTCTATCCCTTGGTTCAGGCAGTGTTGCCACGTGCGGTACAGTTGCGTGAAGAACCTGCGGCTTTGCGCAAACTCGGCATCAAGCTGGCTGTGCTGATTGGACTGCTGACTGGAGTAATTGCCCTGATTTTCATTGCAGCAGGTCAATGGTTGTTGGGTATCTGGTTGAGAAACCCCGATGTGGCTTCAACAGTCTATCCGCTATTAGCCGTCTTACTTGTGGGGACAGGCATGAACGCATTTTATAATGTTGGCTATATAAACTGGATAGTTCATAAAAAATTCTACCGAATGTTTCAGGTGAATGCGCTGGCGTTGGTACTCTCTGTAGTGCTAATCCCGCCCCTTGTTATCTGGCAAGGTACAATTGGTGCGGCATTTGGCTGGCTGATGATTAATTTTATAGGGCTGATGCTCAGTCTAGAATGGTTAAAGCGGAAACAGAATGAATGA
- a CDS encoding class I SAM-dependent methyltransferase → MKKLLKGIIGIDANEEGRNRWLAETLSAIPPGLRLLDAGAGELRNKPLCSHLNYVSQDACQYEGKGDEKGLQTGTWDTSRIDLVCDIINIPEPNASFDVILCSEVFEHLPDAIKALDEFARLLKPGGKLIITAPFASFVHFAPYHYATGYSRYWYEYHLPPRNFEIQELIPNGDWFSYAKQEMLRLPGMARRYGDWCWPLSYLVAGAGLIYFSLRGKSRMADEVACFGWHCVAVKQQII, encoded by the coding sequence GTGAAGAAATTATTAAAAGGCATAATCGGGATTGACGCCAACGAAGAAGGGCGGAATCGGTGGCTGGCTGAGACGTTGTCGGCCATCCCGCCAGGTTTGCGCTTGCTCGATGCCGGAGCGGGTGAATTACGCAACAAGCCGTTATGTTCTCACTTGAATTATGTGTCGCAGGATGCTTGCCAGTATGAAGGAAAGGGAGACGAAAAAGGGCTGCAAACTGGCACATGGGATACCAGCAGGATTGATCTTGTCTGTGACATCATAAATATTCCAGAACCAAATGCCTCGTTTGATGTGATTCTGTGCAGCGAGGTATTTGAGCATTTACCCGACGCAATCAAGGCATTGGATGAGTTTGCGCGTTTGCTAAAACCGGGCGGCAAACTGATCATCACTGCACCGTTTGCTTCATTCGTGCACTTTGCGCCATACCATTACGCCACTGGATATAGCCGCTACTGGTATGAATATCACTTGCCGCCGCGAAATTTTGAAATCCAGGAGCTGATACCTAATGGTGATTGGTTCTCCTACGCAAAACAGGAAATGTTGCGGCTGCCCGGCATGGCACGCCGCTACGGTGATTGGTGCTGGCCTTTAAGCTATCTGGTAGCGGGAGCCGGTTTGATTTATTTCTCGCTACGCGGAAAATCTCGGATGGCCGATGAGGTTGCATGTTTTGGGTGGCACTGCGTTGCTGTCAAACAGCAAATAATTTGA